Sequence from the Meleagris gallopavo isolate NT-WF06-2002-E0010 breed Aviagen turkey brand Nicholas breeding stock chromosome Z, Turkey_5.1, whole genome shotgun sequence genome:
ggatagtggccaccctcagcaagttgctgatgatacgaagcgtgggaggattggctgacacgNNNNNNNNNNNNNNNNNNNNNNNNNNNNNNNNNNNNNNNNNNNNNNNNNNNNNNNNNNNNNNNNNNNNNNNNNNNNNNNNNNNNNNNNNNNNNNNNNNNNGTTCCCAGTAGTCGCCAACCCTTATACTCTATTAAGCCAGTTAACACCAGAACTGAAGTGGTATACAGTCATAGACTTAAAAGATGCATTCTGGGCCTGCCCCCTTAAGGAGGAATGTAGGaattattttgcctttgaaTGGGAAGATCCCTGAACTCACAGGAAACAACAATTAAGGTGGACAGTGTTACCCCAGGGATTCACCGAATCACCTAATCTGTTTGgtcaagcactagaacaggtactGGGCACTTATCAACCAGATCCCCATCAAGTCTAACCATCAACCATCATATGGGTGTGCACTTCCTACAAGTCCAGTCTGGGTTATTCTTTGTGTGACAGTGGCAGAAACATTTCATGAAAACTAATTTCTCCTTTATCTGTTCTACAGATTAGTGCATGCATGACTTTATATAAAGCACAGCAGTTTATTGTATATGTACAGTGATGTCCCACTTCACCGTGAGCTTCACCTTTTTCACTGGTAGAAGGATCACCACAAAACCCCTCTGATttaacattcagcaagcacctTATGCTCCACACAGTGCCAAAGGACACAGATGGGCCCACCCCAGCCCCAATGGTCTCCATTTGACTGAGGAAGATAGTGTCTGCAACCACCAAAGAGACGTTTGGGCCTACAGACTGCCTGGCAGGGATGGCTGCCCACCCAGCTTCATCAAAACAGGTGTCAGTCTCCCATGGCACAAAGGCATATGTGGTGCCTTTTGCCCATAAATACTATGCTGAAGTAATTAGTCAAATTCCAGGTCCTCCACGTTACCCCTACACCACCTCTCCATGTCCCACCTCCTTGTGTTCCTGGTATGGGGCAGGAGATAGCAGGAGCTCCCAGAAATGGAATAGATCTGAGGACAAGTGGCAATACCCCCAACAGTGGGTGGGTGGACTGGGGGAACTGAGCCCCCACATACAAATGAGCCTTATGTTAATACCTCAGGACATATCCCAGTGCCATGTTGTGGGGCTGTGCCTCAGGCCAGGGGTGGCCACCACAGGTGGCATACATACACATGGACATGGGCACAAAGATTTATGCACAGggcattttattttgatatttcagGCTGAGCTATGAGCATCACAGCCCCACACTGCGGGGGCTCAGGGAGCATTTGTGCCCTCAGACATACGGTTTGGGTTCTGTAGTGCTGTGTGGTATTGAACTCTGTAATCACAATGCATTCCCCAACCCAGATTCTCGCGAGAACTGTGGCCCTCCCCGCCCACACCTGGCCCTGCTCTTCCTCTTCCGCTGCCATCCTGAGGGGAGCAGCCGTAGCAGTTCGGGGGTTGCTGTAATCTGGCTCCATCTGGCTCCATCCTGCCCTGGGGTGCTGCAGGGCACTTGTAAGAAGTACAGTGTTGGTTACTCTCCCTTGATATTGGTGGGGGGTGATGGGCAGGGCCAGCGATGGTAGAGCTCGGAGAGGCTGTAGGGCAGCACTAGACTGTGGCTGCAGTGATTACTATCTTATGACACTTTTGGATTTAGttgtgaaaagaaatgaagtcttTGAGTGACCCTTGGGGTTGATTGTCTGCCCTGGGATAAATAATCTGCGTTCTGCTCATCTGCACCAGGAGCTTAATGCGATTTTTCTCATCGTTTTTCTACAGCTGAGCTCCAAGGATGGTGCGCTACTCACTGGATCCAGAGAACCCCACCAAGTGTGAGTGCTGTGCCATGCATGTCCATGTAGGGCTGCATAGGGTGGCTGAGAGGTTTTGTTtcatacatttttgttttttctcactGCAGCATGCAAGTCCAGGGGCTCCAACCTGCGTGTGCACTTCAAGGTATGTGATGTGGGCATGGCaccaaatgtattttttgagGGAAGTGTCCCTTATTCTCCTGTGTTATTGTGGAGTTATTAAAGAATGGTGGTGTAGGTTGTGACCTGTGTGTAACTTGCACATTAAATGTTGTATTATGCAAGTGAAAAGAAGCCTTGTTTATTACGATTTGACTTCCTATTGCAATAGTGTGTTAAATGCAAAAATCAAGATATCAGTGCTTCAGTTACTCTTTattcttgttcttccttttgaccctttttctctcttccctatTTTCCTTACATAAGCATTACATTTTGTAACTTGTTCATATAGCTTGTGTTCTTCATGCTCTCTGTGAGGTTCCACATCAGACATTTTAACAGGAATTTCATAGAAATTCATAGGAATTTCAATTGtacaatggcttgggttggaagggacctcaaagatcatttatcACTCAGGCTCCAGCTTTCTGGATTAGGGACCGAAGAGAGAGCTATGATAAATATAAAGACTCAAAATTGCTTGTTGGAAAGCTGTAGCCATTGGGTAAAATACGATGAAGGCGTGGCAGAGCTGCAAGCTCAGTAATAGGGGTCACACTAAGTATTGTTAAAATAGATAACAAAAAAGtattgttaatttattttccttttttttttgtgggtgttggtttatttgttttgttgtgtattgtttgttttgtttgatgaGTGCTTCTTTTGAACTGAGCTTGTAGCAAAAAGGCTTGTTGAGGAAAGGTGGTTGCTCCAGGAAAGAGGGACAAGTGGTTTTGattcatttgagttggaagggatcttaaagctGTTTGGTCCAACTCCCTgtaatgaacagagacacctacagctcaattAGGGTACTCAGAgctctgtccagcctgaccttgagtgtctccagggatgaggcatccaccacctctctgggtaacctgtgccagtgcctcaccacccttattgtaaagaacttttttcttatatccaacctaaatcttccattttagtttaaaacaatttctcttGGTCTTGTCACAACTCCCATTGTAACTTGGGAAGAAGCATTAAGAGGAACTTTCACTGTGCATTTTAGAACACTCGTGAGACTGCCCAGGCCATCAAAGGCATGCATATCCGCAAGGCCACCAAGTACCTGAAGGATGTGACCCTGAAGAAGCAGTGTGTTCCCTTCCGTCGCTACAACGGAGGAATTGGTAGATGTGCCCAGGTGAGGATGGAGCTTGGAAAGAAAAGGTGGAAAGGGTGCTTTGGGTGTGCTTAGGTACAGAGGAGATAAAAGGTGATGTTCAGACTGCATGGAGAGGAGTCAATCATTGGTGATAATGTATGAAAACATAAATAGGAGAAGTGTTGATTTGGATTGCTGTGACGGCTTTCTTAGGACATCTTTGGAATCAATGTGACAAAATTTGTGTTCTGATAGATCTTAGTAAAAGGATGCGTAACAGCAAGCTAATAGCATGTAGAGGTCAGGTACCAGGACCAAACCAGGACTCCTTTTCTTACAGGCCAAGCAATGGGGCTGGACACAGGGACGCTGGCCCAAGAAAAGTGCAGAGTTCTTGCTGCACATGCTCAAAAATGCAGAGAGCAATGCTGAGCTTAAGGTAGGCTGAGTAATGTTACTAAATGCAAACTGTTTATTTGACACTGTACTTCTGCGCTCCTAAACTCGGTGGATCAAATGAAAAAAGTGAGGATTTGCTCTATGGATTAAACAGATATAGAGGGCTTGGTTTACTATTTGTTTGAATTACACTGTGTTAAGTTAAAATGTGAGTGATGGTTTTTTCCACAGTTCATAACTGTGCGCGAAGTATTTAGAAAAAGTGCGCATCTGATCTCTTAAAACtcataaaaaagtaaaatctgtaGACTCTATCTTTGCAACGTGCTCAATGCTTTATTTGGCAACAGTGATGGCGGTGATGACTATCTTAGGACACCTTTGGAATAACCATGAAATAATAACTACTTTCTGAGTCATCTGCATGATGTAACTTCGTTGTGACGTGTAGAATAGTCTGTTTCTCTGATTTTAGTTAGTCATAGCTTGGTAAAACAATCAACTTAAACTCTGAAATTTGCGTGGTGTGCTCGGTTGGGGGGAGTGATTGTGCTGTATAGATTACTGTAGAAATAAATAAGTCACAGTATTTTAATTCTATTCCCCTCCCCCAGGGTCTCGATGTGGATTCTCTGGTGATTGAGCACATCCAGGTGAACAAGGCTCCCAAAATGCGCCGGCGCACCTACAGAGCTCATGGGAGAATCAACCCCTACATGAGCTCCCCCTGCCACATTGAAATGATCCTCACCGAGAAGGAGCAAATTGTTCCCAAGCCAGAGGAAGAAGTTgctcaaaagaaaaaggtagaAAGCATCATGTTCTTAGTGTCTTCTCTCTCACTTCTTAGTGTCATTAAGAAACCTGAACGTGAGCAGGCAAAGGGGTTACTATGATGACTTATCTTAGGACACCTAATACCCATGGAATAAAAAAGTTATTACTGAGCAACCTCAGCCTTAAATACAGTAGTGAGAATTGATAAAAACTCTTATCAGTAATATATATTGCAGAGGAgatttgctgattttttttttccactgaagtaGTTGTAGCATTCAGATGTTTTCTGTAAATACAGACCCACAGAATGGTGGCTCCATAGGGAGGCCAGAGTGTTGAAAGATGATTTGTAACATGATTTGGAAAAGTAtccattttcattgttttgtttcttcagatatcccagaagaagctgaagaagcaAAAGCTGATGGCTCGGGAGTAAATCTGACACAACAGACGTACataaataaagtttaaaaaaaaaacaaacactaatTTGTTGTGNNNNNNNNNNNNNNNNNNNNNNNNNNNNNNNNNNNNNNNNNNNNNNNNNNNNNNNNNNNNNNNNNNNNNNNNNNNNNNNNNNNNNNNNNNNNNNNNNNNNTAGAATCTTAGTAGCAGCAGTAAGGGAAGGGCCACAAGTAAAGCGGGAATTCTCCGGAGGGAGAAGAGGCTCTCAATCAAGGGAACAGGGAGCTGGAAAACGGAGTGACTAAGGATATGAGGCAAATCAAATGTtttactgctagaaaaaaaggaacataagaaaaaagaattgcagAAAGCGAATACAGGATAAAAAGATGTTCCAGGAAGATTAGTGGGGTCAGGGGCtctctgtgctggggaccctGAAAGGAGCAGAGCCCTGGATAAAAATTGGAAGTGGGTCCTCAGCGCCAGGAAATGGAGTTCCTTGTGGACTCTGGGGCAGAAAGATCGACTGTCCAAaagctgccctggggatgctcagattCCTCAGCAAAACTTCAAGTAGTTGGAGCCAAGGTGAACCATTTAAAGCATCAATAAATCAAAAGGAGTAGAGATAGAAGCACCCTGTAGGCATGGCTTCGGATCCTTTTGTTAGTGCCTGAAGCAGAGTCTAATTTGTTGGGAAGGGATCTGATTATTGAATTAGGAGTTAATTTGGAagtcagaaacaaggagctgaCTGTAAAATTATGCACCCTGACagtaaaggatgaagaacagataaatcctgAGGTGTGGTATACCTCGGATTCAGTGGGGAAATTGGATATTGCCCCTTTTGAAGTAACCATTAAGAACCCAGAGATCCCTGTAAGGATAAAACAGTACCCTATTTCACAGGAAGGCCGACAGGGACTCCAACCAGAGATTGAGCGATTAATAGCAAGAGGCTTGTTAGAACCCTGCATGTCACCATTCAACACACCTATACTACCTGTGAAGAAACCTGATGGGTCATATAGGCTAGTGCATGACTTGagggaaataaacaagcgaACGATCACCTGGTTCCCAGTAGTCGCCAACCCTTATACTCTATTAAGCCAGTTAACACCAGAACTGAAGTGGTATACAGTCATAGACTTAAAAGATGCATTCTGGGCCTGCCCCCTTAAGGAGGAATGTAGGaattattttgcctttgaaTGGGAAGATCCCTGAACTCACAGGAAACAACAATTAAGGTGGACAGTGTTACCCCAGGGATTCACCGAATCACCTAATCTGTTTGgtcaagcactagaacaggtactGGGCACTTATCAACCAGATCCCCAGGTAACCTTAGTGCAATATGTAGACGATTTGCTCCTGGCAGGGGCAGACGAGTCCAAAAAGAAAGTATTGAGTTATTAAACTTTTTAGGCCTAAAAGGATTAAAAGTATCAAAGTCAAAATTACAgtttacagaagaggaagtaaaGTATTTGGGACATTGGttaacaaaaggaaacaagaaattgGACCCAGAAAGGGTGAATGGAATCCTATCCCTCCAGGCTccgaaaaataaaagacaaataagGCAAATCCTGGGATTACTAGGATATTGCAGACAATGGATTGAGAACTATAGCAGTAAGGTAAAgtttttgtatgagaaattaaCCAAAGACGGACATCTGAAATGGGGCCAAGAGGAAGATCAGAAGCTAGAAGATTTAAAGACGGACTTAGTTAATGCCCCNNNNNNNNNNNNNNNNNNNNNNNNNNNNNNNNNNNNNNNNNNNNNNNNNNNNNNNNNNNNNNNNNNNNNNNNNNNNNNNNNNNNNNNNNNNNNNNNNNNNAGCAAGCCTTCTGATCCCATGGGTGGTCCCAAGGGGAGACTACCAGATATACCACCAGATAGCCCACTAGGACTTATGATTGAGTACTGGGGAAACTTTCCCTcgaggaaaggaaagagcaaagagaaaatggtCCATTATTGTATGGaggtttggggggaaaaacaaattagGGCAGATAGTTTATTCTGGCCGATATTTGGATCCCTTGAGGACTGGATATGCCAGGCCTTAAATATGTTaattctaaaaagccatttagcGATGAGGAAAGCAAATACGCTAGTCTACGGACTGTGCCAGGAACCCGAACTTTTCTATttaaccttaaagaaaagagacaaaaagaaaagattagaaaggaagaagaaatccCCTGGTCCCCTCCTCCTTATGTACCCCCTGAGCTTCCTGCGGCTCCCCAACCTGCCTCTGCACCCCAGGCTC
This genomic interval carries:
- the LOC100543589 gene encoding 60S ribosomal protein L17 isoform X2, with translation MVRYSLDPENPTKSCKSRGSNLRVHFKNTRETAQAIKGMHIRKATKYLKDVTLKKQCVPFRRYNGGIGRCAQAKQWGWTQGRWPKKSAEFLLHMLKNAESNAELKGLDVDSLVIEHIQVNKAPKMRRRTYRAHGRINPYMSSPCHIEMILTEKEQIVPKPEEEVAQKKKISQKKLKKQKLMARE
- the LOC100543589 gene encoding 60S ribosomal protein L17 isoform X3 → MVRYSLDPENPTKSCKSRGSNLRVHFKNTRETAQAIKGMHIRKATKYLKDVTLKKQCVPFRRYNGGIGRCAQGLDVDSLVIEHIQVNKAPKMRRRTYRAHGRINPYMSSPCHIEMILTEKEQIVPKPEEEVAQKKKISQKKLKKQKLMARE